The following is a genomic window from Amycolatopsis acidiphila.
CGTGGGCGGCGGTGGACAGCTCCAGGCGGGCGGCGCGCCGGTCGGCCGGGTCGACGCGGCGGTGCAGCATCCCGGCCTCGACGAGCTGGTTGACCAGGGTGCTGACGGAGTTGCCCGCCAGGTGCAGGCTCCGCGCGGCGGCGGCGACGCCGATGCCCGGCTCCTTCTCCACGACGCGCAGCAGCTCGATCTGCGCGCCGCGCAGTGGTGGGTCGAGCACCGGCAGCTGCGCGGCGACCCGCCGCCGGACCCGCCGGCGCAGCCCGGCCATCGTCGCCATCAGGCTTTCGGCGAGTGTCGTCCGGTCCGTGCGCACGAGATCGAGAATAGCTCTCAATGAGAGTTATTAGCAAGGCTCAGGTTTGGCGGCCCCGCGTACTCTGGGCCGCATGTGCCGAAACATCACGGTCCTGCGAGGTCTGGAGCCGGCGGCGACGGCGGAGGAGATCGAGGCCGCCGCCCGGCAGTACGTGCGCAAGGTGACCGGCGTGCAGGCCGTGTCGGACGCGACCCGCGAGCCCTTCGAGGCCGCGGTCGCGGAGATCACCGCCATCACCACGCGGTTGCTGGGAGAGCTGCCGCCACGGCGGCAGCCGCCCGCGAACGTGCCGCCCCTGCGCCGCCCGGAGGTACGCGCCCGCATGGGGCGGTGACCTGGCGAAGGGGCGGCGAGGTGCTCAGCCGGTCAGAGGTAGCCCACCAGCCGCTCCGCCAGCTCCTTCGGACGGCTCAGCGCCACCAGGTGGCCGCCGGGCATCTCGTCCAGCTCGATCCCCAGCCGCGCGCGCACGAGGGGGCGCTGGAACTCCAGCGGGAAGAACCTGTCTTCGCTGCCCTGCAGGAACCGCGTCGGCACGTCCGGCCACTTGGTCAGCGGCCACGGCTTCGCGAACGGCGTACCCGACTGCGGGAGCTCGCCGGCGGCCATCGCCTCCGCGGTCACCTCGGGCGGCACGTCGTGGAAGAAGGACTCCAGCAGGTCGAACTTCCCGGGCAATCGGTCGTGCCCGGTGACGCTCCACCACTCGCCGGGCGACTCGCCGGGCTTCGGCGTCATCGCGTTCAGCATGATCAACAGGTCGACCGGAACCCGCTCGCACACCAGCGGCGCGGTGAACCCGCCCATCGACTGCGCGACCAGCACCACGCCGGACCGGTCACCGATCGCCTCGACGACGGTGTCCGTGTACTCGGCCAGCCCCGCCGAGTCGTCGGCCGCCGGCAGGTCGACCACGACAGCCTCGTGCCCGCGGTCGGTCAGCTCGGGCACCACTCGATGCCAGTACCACGCCTGGCCACCGGCACCGGGGATGAGGACGAACGTGCTCATTGCCCGATCCTCGCGAACTCTTCCGCCGAGCGGGCGCCGGGAAAGCGCGTCACGAAGTCGATCGTGCCGACCCACGACGGCCGGACGGCGATCCGCGCCATCCGCACCCCCGTCTTTCCGAGCTCCGCGACGGTCGCGGCCTGCTCGGGCCCGTAGTACCGCTGCTGGGCGAGGGCGTACTCGGGCACGACCCCGTCGACCTCGGTCACCTCCGCGCGGCCCCGGATGAGCAGTACACCCGGCGGTGGGCCGGCGTTGTCGATGGTGATCGCCACGGCCGGACGTGCGCGCAGCGCCTTGAGTTTCGCGGTGCCGGCGAAGGTCGGCAGTACGACCTCCTCGCCGTTCCAGTGGAACAGCATCGGCAGCACCCGCGGCGTGTCGTCGGACGCGACGTAGGCGAGCCGTGCCAGTTCGGTGGAGCCGAGCATCCGGCGTGCGATGTCGGAGTCGAGAAGCCTGAGGTCACCCTGGGGGAGTGTCATACTCCTAATCTAGGAGTACATGCTCCGGAAAGGCAAGCTATAGTTTCGGTGTGCGTAGCTACGAAGATCCGTGCGGGGTGGCCAGGGCCCTCGACCTGGTGGGCGAGCGGTGGACGCTGCTCGTCGTGCGTGAGCTGCTGTTCGGCGCGAAGCGGTTCACCGACCTGGTGCGCGGCCTGCCCGGCATGAGCCAGAACGTGTTGTCCCAGCGGCTGCGCGACCTCGACAAGGCCGGGATCGTCCGTACCCGGCGGCTGGGGCCGCCCGTCAGTGCGCGCGTCTACGAGCTCACCGAGCGTGGTGCCGCGCTCGAACCCGTGCTCATCGAGCTCGGCCGGTGGGGGAGCCGGACCCCGCTGACGTCCGGGGCGGAGCTGAGCGTGGACGCCCTGATGCTGGCGCTGAAGACGACGTTCGTGCCGGGGCCGGACTTCGACTGCGAGCTCAGGTTCGGTGCCGACGTCTTCCACGTGCGGTCCGCCGACGGGCGTCTGTCGCTGGCCCGAGGTCCCGCCGACGGCGCCCGGGTCGTGGCCGAGATGGACGCGAAGACGTTGCGCGGCCTGGTTTTCGGTGCTCGCCCGGTGGCGGCCGCCGTGGCCGGCGGCGAGCTGCGCCTTACCGGGGAGACCGCGGTGTTCGAGCGGTTCTCACGGTGCTTCCCCCGCCCCCAGCCGCTCTAGGTCCAGCACGTACCCGAGCATCCGGTGCTCGCCGATGCGCGGGCCGTCCGGTGGGTGGCGCCCGTCGGGCACCCAGCCGCGAGCGGCGTAGAAGGCCCGCGCGCGGGTGTTGAAGTCCCACACCCACAAGCGCGCGGCGGCCACCCCGGCGTCCCGCCACACCGACACCGCCTCCTCGTGGAGCGCGCTGCCTACGCCCCGGCGGAAGAAGTCCGGATGCACGTGGATCTGGTACAGCTCCGAGCTCACCGCCGGGTCCGGCTCGGGGTGGTAGCAGGGGCCGATCATCAGGAACCCGACCACCTCGTCGCCGAGCCTGGCCACCCGGACGAGCCGGTCCGGCTTGCGGATGATGCTCGCGTACAGCTCGGCGTCGCGCGCGTTGGACCGGGCCAGGTCCTGCGCCGGCAGGACACCGCAGTAGTAGCTGGTCCTGGCGGCGACGTGCACGGCGAGAACGGCGGCGGCATCCGATTCGCGCGCCGGTTCGACTCGCATCTCTGCCATGCTGCCATGGACGCGCGAAGGTGACGGCGGTTGCGTCGAGGGCGTGTCCACCGAGCACCATCGCGCAGCGCGTCGTTAGTCTCTACCGCGTGGTGACCTCCCGGATCTCGGTACTGGCCGGTCAGGGGCTGTCGCCCGCGATCAAGCTCAAGCGCTGGGTCGGTCCGGGAAAACCGGTCACGGCCAACGGAGTGCTGAAGCCCTCGCAGCTGCCGGGCGCCGCGGCCGCGCTCGGCGTCGAGGTGCCGGCGAAGGTCCGCACGGCCGCGGACGTGCCGCGGATCCACTGGCCCTGGATCGCGGCGCAGGCCGCCGGGCTCATCGAGGTCGGCGCCGCGAAGGCCGTGGCGCGGGAGGCGGACGGCGACCCCGCGCAGCTGTGGCTGACCGGGCTCGACGCCGTGCTCGCCGCCGAGTCGCACGACCCGGACCGCCGGGGCGCCCGCACGCTGTGCCGGGCGGTGCTCACCGCGGCCGCCGACGAGTGCCCGCCGGAAACCGCCGCCGAGATCGTCGAGGAGTACGAGGACGCCGCCACCGCGCACAAGGCGTTCCGGCAGACCGGCGAACTGCCCGTCGCCGAGGCTGTCGCGCTGCTGAGAAGCTTCGGCGCACTGGACGGGAAGAAACGGCTGACCCCGCTCGGCCGCTGGGCGCACGAGCGGTACGAGGCGAGGGCGCCCGAGTCGGTGACCTCGGACCTTCCCCCGGCCGAGCTGCTCGCCCGGCTCGCCCCGCTGACCGAGGACGAGGCCTGGCGGCTCGCGCTGCGGTGGTTCGGCGACCGGCGGCCCGTCTTCGGCGCGGCCCAGCTGCTGGATGCGGCCGAGTTCTGCGCGCCGGTGGCACGGGTCGCCGCGGTCGACGTCGCCGCCGGGTTCGGCGCGGAAGCGCTTCCCGCGTTGCGGAACTGCCTGCGCCACCGGAATCTGCGCGCGCACGCGATGGCCGCGCTGGCGAGCTGGGGAGAGGGCCGGGGCGTCGACGAAGCGCAGCGCCGCTGGCTCGTCACCGAGTACGCGTTGGCCGCCCGTGCCCGCCGTGACCTGGAGGACGCCTTTCACTACGTGCGTGACAGCGGCGGCCTGAGCGTGCTGGCGGACAGCGCCCATCCGGACGCCGCGGCGCTGCACCGCGCGCTGACGGCCGCGGAGTTCCGGGTGCGCGTGCAGCAGCTGAAGATCGCGCGCACCGATCAGGAGTGGTGGCGGGTGCTGGTCCCCGCCGGGACGACGCTGAGCGCGCTGCACGAGTCATCCGGATCGTCACCGGCTTGCGCGGCGACGAGCTGCACGTGTTCGAAGTGGACGGTGCCCGCTACTCCGATCCCCGCTACGGGTTGGCCGAGCACCGGGACGAGCACGAGCTACGACTGTCCAAAGTGTTCCCGCGGCCCGGCAACGGCCTGACCTACGCCTACGACCTCGTCCAGCCGTGGGAGTACCGGGTCACCTGCGAGAAGGTCCTCGACCCGGATCGGGGCGTGACCTACCCGGCGTGCCTGGCGGGCGAGGGCGCCGGACCCGAGCTGGACCGGCGCCTCGCCCGGCTCGGGATGCCGCAGCCGTGGGCCTGATCCGGTAGGCGTTCACCGCGTTGGTCAGCGCCCGCAGCGTCTCGCGCAGCTCGTCCAGCCCGGCCGAGTCCAGCCCCATCGCGTCACCGATCGTGGTGGGCAGCGGGACGGCCTTCTGCCTCAGTGCGCTGCCGTCGGCGGTCAGCGTGACGCACACCGAGCGTTCGTCGTCGCTGCGCCGCTCCCGTCGCACGAGACCCTGCTTCTCCAGGCGCTTGAGCAGCGACAGCGTGCCGGAGTCCAGGCTCAGCGCCGTGCCGAGGTCCTTGACCTGGCTGCTGCCGTGCTCCCACAGCACCATCATCACAAGGTACTGCGCGTAGGCCAGGTCCAGCTCGTCCAGCAGTGGGCGGTACAGGCTGGTCACCGCGCGCGACGCCGCATAGAGCGCGAAGCACACCTGGTCGTCGAGCCGGGGCGCGTCCTCGGGCATCTCGGCCACCTCCTCCGGTCCATGGTGCGCCCGTTGTTCCCCGACCCCCGGAACCTCGCTCTTGAACCCGCCGCGCAGGCGTTCGCCGAAGCCACCGCCAACCCGCCGTGCCTCTACGACCCCGGCCCGGTCGAGGGCCGCAAGACCGTCGACGAGGTGCAGTCCGGCGAGATCGCGAAGCCCGCGGTCGACATCGAGGACACCACCGTCGCCGATGTGCCCGTCCGGATCCTGCGTCCGGAGGGCGTGCCCGGGACGCTGCCCGTCGTCGTCTACATCCACGGCGCGGGCTGGGTGTTCGGCAACGAGCACACTCACGACCGGCTCGTGCGGGAGCTCGCCGACGGCGCGCGGGCCGCGGTCGCCACGCTGATGGCCAAGGAGCGTGGCGGCCCGTCGTTCCGCCGGCAGGTCCTCTTCTACCCGGTCACCGACGGGAACTTCGACACCGGCTCGTACGAGCAGTTCGCCGACGGCTACTTCCTCTCGCGCACCGGCATGAAGTGGTTCTGGGACCAGTACACGACGGACGAGAAGCAGCGCGCGGAGATCACCGCCTCACCACTGCGCGCGAGCCTCGAACAGCTCACCGGCCTGCCGCCGGCGCTGGTCATCACCGGTGAAGCCGACGTGCTGCGCGACGAGGGCGAGGCCTACGCGGCCAAGCTGCGCCAGGCCGGCGTGCCCGTCAACGCGGTGCGTTACCAGGGCATCATCCACGACTTCGTGATGCTGAACGCCTTGCGCGAGACCCACGCCGCCGACGCCGCGATCACGCAGGCGATCACCGTGCTCAAGGGCGCGCTCAACGCGTGAGGCGCCCCAGCACGAACTCCCCGAGGCCGTCCACGTCGGTGTCCACGGCGACCTGGACGGCGCTCGGGGCGACGGCTCCTTCGCCCTCGCCACGCATTCCGGGACGCCTGCGATCGACGAGGGTGGCGCCGCGTCCGGGGCCGAACGAGGTCTCGACCTCGACGGGGTAGGCCTCGGTCCGCAGGATGCCGGGGCTGATCGCCTCGGCCACCGCGACCGCGTCGTGCAGCACGATCCCGTCCCAGCCCAGGGATCGGCGGTAGGACGCGAGGTAGTCCGGCGTCAGCGCTTCGAGGGCGGCGCCGATCGGGCTGTGTGCGGCGAGCTTCGCCAGCCATTCGGTGCTGACCGCGCACCTGTAGGTCAGGTCCAGCGGAACGACCACGCAGGGCACGTCCTCCTCGACGAGCACGCGGCGGGCGGCCTCGGGGTCGCTCCAGATGTTGAACTCCGCGCTGGCCGTGCTGTTGCCGCGGTCGACGCCGCCACCCATCAGCACGATCCGCGCGATCTTCGCCTTCACGTCCGGGTGCGCGGCGAGCAGCAACGCGATGTTCGTCAGCGGGCCGATCGGCGCCAGGGTGACCGGCTCGTCCGCCGCCTCCAGCAACGACACCAGCAGCCGTACCGCGCCACCCGGCACGAGGTCGCGTTCCGGCTCGGGCAGCGCGGACGCGCGCCCGGACAGGCCATCGGCCCCGTGCACGCGCACGGCGCGTGCGGGCTGCGGATGGATCAGGGGCCGCTCGGCCCCGGCGGCGACCGGCACGTCCGCCCGGCCGCACAGCTGCAGCACGCGCAAGGCGTTGCGGGTGGTCGCCTCCAGGGAGACGTTGCCGAACACCGTGGTGACACCGAGCAGGTCCACGTCCTCGCTGAGTGCGGCGAGCGCGATGGCGAACGCGTCGTCCACGCCCGGGTCGGTGTCGATGATCAGCTTTGTCCCCATGCCGCTCCTCTGCTTCCCACGTCTAGGCTTTCAACCTATGACATCGATGTGGGGATCGCCCGTGCTTTCCCGGGTCGGGGCCTGGCGGCGCGCCCGGCGCGACCCGCGACAGGCGAAGTTCCTGACCGCCGAGTCACTGCGCTGGGTCCTGCGCAACCGCGCCTACACGCCCTGGTACCTCGTGCGCTACTGGCGGCTGCTGAAGTTCCGGGTCGCCAACCCGCACATCATCCTGCGCGGCATGGTGTTCCTCGGCAAGGACGTGGAGATCCACTGCCGCCCCGGCTACGGACGGCTGGAGATCGGCCGGTGGGTGCACATCGGCGACGGCAACGCGATCCGGTGTCACGAGGGCTCGCTGCGCATCGGGGACAAGGCCGTGTTCGGCAGGCAGAACGTGGTCAACAGCTACCTCGACATCGAGCTCGGCGCGGCCACGCTCGTCGCGGACTGGGTGTACATCTGCGACTTCGATCACGTGACGAGCGACATCACCCTGCCGATCAAGGACCAGGGCATCGTCAAGTCGCCGGTGCGGATCGGG
Proteins encoded in this region:
- a CDS encoding MarR family winged helix-turn-helix transcriptional regulator; translated protein: MRTDRTTLAESLMATMAGLRRRVRRRVAAQLPVLDPPLRGAQIELLRVVEKEPGIGVAAAARSLHLAGNSVSTLVNQLVEAGMLHRRVDPADRRAARLELSTAAHDRLTTWRRTRTEFVAGKLATLSEADRTAISGALPALGRLLTAIEEDA
- a CDS encoding DUF2277 domain-containing protein: MCRNITVLRGLEPAATAEEIEAAARQYVRKVTGVQAVSDATREPFEAAVAEITAITTRLLGELPPRRQPPANVPPLRRPEVRARMGR
- a CDS encoding alpha/beta fold hydrolase → MSTFVLIPGAGGQAWYWHRVVPELTDRGHEAVVVDLPAADDSAGLAEYTDTVVEAIGDRSGVVLVAQSMGGFTAPLVCERVPVDLLIMLNAMTPKPGESPGEWWSVTGHDRLPGKFDLLESFFHDVPPEVTAEAMAAGELPQSGTPFAKPWPLTKWPDVPTRFLQGSEDRFFPLEFQRPLVRARLGIELDEMPGGHLVALSRPKELAERLVGYL
- a CDS encoding pyridoxamine 5'-phosphate oxidase family protein yields the protein MTLPQGDLRLLDSDIARRMLGSTELARLAYVASDDTPRVLPMLFHWNGEEVVLPTFAGTAKLKALRARPAVAITIDNAGPPPGVLLIRGRAEVTEVDGVVPEYALAQQRYYGPEQAATVAELGKTGVRMARIAVRPSWVGTIDFVTRFPGARSAEEFARIGQ
- a CDS encoding winged helix-turn-helix transcriptional regulator, whose translation is MRSYEDPCGVARALDLVGERWTLLVVRELLFGAKRFTDLVRGLPGMSQNVLSQRLRDLDKAGIVRTRRLGPPVSARVYELTERGAALEPVLIELGRWGSRTPLTSGAELSVDALMLALKTTFVPGPDFDCELRFGADVFHVRSADGRLSLARGPADGARVVAEMDAKTLRGLVFGARPVAAAVAGGELRLTGETAVFERFSRCFPRPQPL
- a CDS encoding GNAT family N-acetyltransferase; this encodes MRVEPARESDAAAVLAVHVAARTSYYCGVLPAQDLARSNARDAELYASIIRKPDRLVRVARLGDEVVGFLMIGPCYHPEPDPAVSSELYQIHVHPDFFRRGVGSALHEEAVSVWRDAGVAAARLWVWDFNTRARAFYAARGWVPDGRHPPDGPRIGEHRMLGYVLDLERLGAGEAP
- a CDS encoding plasmid pRiA4b ORF-3 family protein, which translates into the protein MDGARYSDPRYGLAEHRDEHELRLSKVFPRPGNGLTYAYDLVQPWEYRVTCEKVLDPDRGVTYPACLAGEGAGPELDRRLARLGMPQPWA
- a CDS encoding alpha/beta hydrolase yields the protein MFPDPRNLALEPAAQAFAEATANPPCLYDPGPVEGRKTVDEVQSGEIAKPAVDIEDTTVADVPVRILRPEGVPGTLPVVVYIHGAGWVFGNEHTHDRLVRELADGARAAVATLMAKERGGPSFRRQVLFYPVTDGNFDTGSYEQFADGYFLSRTGMKWFWDQYTTDEKQRAEITASPLRASLEQLTGLPPALVITGEADVLRDEGEAYAAKLRQAGVPVNAVRYQGIIHDFVMLNALRETHAADAAITQAITVLKGALNA
- a CDS encoding nucleoside hydrolase → MGTKLIIDTDPGVDDAFAIALAALSEDVDLLGVTTVFGNVSLEATTRNALRVLQLCGRADVPVAAGAERPLIHPQPARAVRVHGADGLSGRASALPEPERDLVPGGAVRLLVSLLEAADEPVTLAPIGPLTNIALLLAAHPDVKAKIARIVLMGGGVDRGNSTASAEFNIWSDPEAARRVLVEEDVPCVVVPLDLTYRCAVSTEWLAKLAAHSPIGAALEALTPDYLASYRRSLGWDGIVLHDAVAVAEAISPGILRTEAYPVEVETSFGPGRGATLVDRRRPGMRGEGEGAVAPSAVQVAVDTDVDGLGEFVLGRLTR
- a CDS encoding acyltransferase, whose protein sequence is MTSMWGSPVLSRVGAWRRARRDPRQAKFLTAESLRWVLRNRAYTPWYLVRYWRLLKFRVANPHIILRGMVFLGKDVEIHCRPGYGRLEIGRWVHIGDGNAIRCHEGSLRIGDKAVFGRQNVVNSYLDIELGAATLVADWVYICDFDHVTSDITLPIKDQGIVKSPVRIGPDTWIGTKVSVLRGTRVGRGCVLGAHAVVRGDIPDYAIAVGSPARVVRDRRVDYEADAERREAIKDMARKANKALQKTLEQG